A genomic stretch from Telmatocola sphagniphila includes:
- a CDS encoding DUF1559 domain-containing protein, translating to MVQFFASRKTRRGFTLIELLVVIAIIAILIGLLLPAVQKVREAAARMKCTNNLKQLGLAMHNYESANMYFPTSGEGNDSSNQSTVMDTHSFFTQILPYVEQGNVFSKFDLNYAYNAPITDAVQNAAAAKSKIPIFLCPSNGYSQDDPKGYGQTDYMPISYTDIDPTTGARDLNSPKRYRSPGLLAVHNNISLTAGAGNYDSAGKYVPANITKRTPRNIAGVTDGLSNTMALIEDAGKNHESLSPFMLANYFDDCAACVDRSPTNRRNNYRWAEPDNGNGVSGPHQSTTSTQAKINNNASPIGGPTTCPWAKNNCGPNDEPFSFHTGGVNAVFGDGHVQFIRDSISPQTLRALCTPDQGEIVSLD from the coding sequence ATGGTTCAGTTTTTCGCGAGTCGAAAAACCCGGCGTGGTTTTACATTGATCGAATTGCTGGTGGTGATCGCCATCATTGCCATTCTCATCGGCTTGCTGTTGCCAGCCGTTCAGAAAGTTCGAGAAGCTGCTGCTCGGATGAAGTGCACGAACAATTTGAAGCAACTCGGCCTGGCGATGCATAACTACGAGAGCGCCAATATGTACTTCCCGACGTCTGGCGAAGGGAACGACAGTTCGAATCAGTCGACGGTCATGGACACGCATTCGTTCTTTACTCAGATACTGCCTTATGTCGAACAAGGGAACGTTTTCTCGAAGTTCGATTTGAACTACGCTTACAACGCTCCCATCACCGACGCCGTGCAAAACGCGGCGGCCGCCAAGTCGAAGATTCCGATATTTCTTTGCCCCTCCAATGGATATTCCCAGGATGATCCAAAGGGTTACGGTCAAACCGATTATATGCCGATTTCCTATACCGATATCGATCCCACGACGGGGGCCCGGGACCTGAATTCTCCCAAGCGGTATCGCTCTCCCGGGTTGCTCGCGGTACACAACAACATTTCCCTGACCGCCGGAGCGGGCAATTACGATTCAGCCGGTAAATATGTTCCGGCGAACATCACCAAGCGGACGCCTCGAAACATCGCTGGTGTTACGGATGGTTTGAGCAACACCATGGCTCTGATTGAGGACGCGGGCAAAAATCACGAATCGTTGTCGCCGTTCATGCTCGCTAACTATTTCGACGACTGCGCGGCCTGCGTGGATCGTTCGCCGACCAACCGAAGGAACAACTACCGCTGGGCCGAACCCGATAACGGAAATGGCGTTTCTGGTCCTCACCAAAGTACAACCAGCACCCAGGCTAAAATCAATAACAATGCCTCGCCGATCGGCGGACCCACGACCTGTCCCTGGGCGAAAAATAACTGCGGCCCGAACGATGAACCCTTTAGCTTCCACACGGGTGGAGTAAACGCGGTGTTCGGAGATGGCCACGTTCAATTTATTCGAGACTCGATTTCGCCGCAGACGCTTCGAGCGCTTTGTACCCCAGATCAGGGGGAAATCGTTTCGCTCGATTAA
- a CDS encoding DUF1559 domain-containing protein, which produces MRRNRRGFTLIELLVVIAIIAILIGLLLPAVQKVREAAARMKCSNNLKQLGLAVANYESAYSLLPPAGEGTVGSPGSFGTGFSNLQGYTGAPFTNGVSPGSGYYFHSLFTYLLPYIEQGNIYNQIDPYSYYNSQSPTYANHATAFQNVVPIFICPSYPFENKDSLGYGYVNYGATVYTDIVITAGQGGSSAAVGNRDKLYARQRGALDNQPAAITAITDGTSSTILIAEDAARRENYITNPSYMDPAVTAGVAIDNTSFTTRRFWRWGEQDNGFGVSGDPTQNTNPSYANSFKIINNNNQSPATDGPSTCNWKLTNNCGPNDEIFAFHTGGANVVFVDGHVQFLRDSTAPTIIASIVSRSGGEIPGDY; this is translated from the coding sequence GTGCGACGAAATCGACGTGGGTTCACGTTGATCGAGTTGCTGGTCGTGATTGCGATCATTGCAATCTTGATTGGTTTGCTCTTGCCAGCCGTTCAAAAAGTTCGTGAAGCGGCCGCACGTATGAAGTGCAGCAACAATCTCAAGCAGTTGGGCTTGGCCGTTGCGAATTACGAAAGTGCTTACAGCTTGCTTCCTCCAGCCGGTGAAGGAACCGTGGGTAGCCCTGGCTCTTTCGGCACGGGTTTTTCTAATCTGCAAGGTTACACCGGTGCTCCGTTCACCAACGGCGTCAGCCCCGGCAGCGGTTACTACTTCCACTCTTTGTTCACTTACTTGCTGCCCTACATTGAACAAGGCAACATTTACAACCAGATTGATCCCTATTCGTATTACAACTCGCAATCGCCGACGTACGCCAATCACGCAACGGCTTTCCAGAACGTGGTTCCGATTTTCATCTGTCCTTCCTATCCGTTCGAAAATAAAGACTCGCTCGGATATGGCTATGTCAACTACGGTGCGACCGTTTACACCGACATCGTGATCACCGCTGGCCAGGGTGGTTCGTCTGCTGCGGTTGGAAATCGTGATAAGCTCTACGCTCGTCAGCGAGGCGCTCTCGATAATCAACCTGCCGCAATCACGGCTATCACCGACGGTACCTCCAGTACGATTCTGATTGCTGAAGATGCTGCTCGCCGTGAAAACTACATCACCAATCCCTCTTACATGGATCCGGCTGTCACCGCGGGTGTTGCAATCGACAACACCAGTTTCACCACTCGCCGATTCTGGCGCTGGGGAGAGCAGGATAACGGATTCGGCGTTTCGGGTGACCCGACGCAGAATACCAACCCCTCTTATGCGAACAGCTTCAAGATCATCAATAACAACAACCAGAGTCCCGCGACCGATGGTCCTTCCACCTGCAACTGGAAGCTGACCAACAACTGCGGGCCAAACGATGAAATCTTCGCGTTCCACACCGGTGGTGCAAACGTGGTCTTCGTCGATGGCCACGTCCAGTTCCTCAGAGACTCCACGGCACCCACCATTATTGCTTCTATCGTTTCCCGCTCCGGCGGCGAAATTCCGGGCGATTATTAA
- a CDS encoding 6-pyruvoyl trahydropterin synthase family protein yields MYRVARELEFCFGHRLPEYDGKCRNIHGHNAKAVITLEVEVLDKLGLGTDFVQIKRIVGTWLDQHLDHKLILNESDPYVAEFQKMGIPLVLLPVNPTTENMAKYIFDYAKLQGLPVAEVTLWETPYSYATYRPGN; encoded by the coding sequence ATGTATCGAGTCGCTCGAGAACTGGAATTTTGTTTTGGTCATCGCCTTCCTGAATACGATGGCAAGTGCCGGAATATCCACGGCCATAACGCTAAGGCCGTAATCACCCTGGAAGTCGAAGTGCTCGATAAGCTCGGCTTGGGAACCGATTTCGTGCAGATCAAAAGAATTGTCGGTACCTGGCTCGATCAGCATCTGGATCACAAACTGATTCTAAATGAGAGCGACCCCTATGTAGCCGAGTTCCAAAAAATGGGCATACCTCTGGTGCTTCTCCCAGTGAACCCAACGACGGAAAACATGGCGAAGTACATCTTCGACTATGCGAAGTTGCAGGGGCTACCCGTTGCGGAGGTCACGCTTTGGGAAACACCCTACTCCTACGCGACCTACCGACCGGGAAATTGA